The following are encoded together in the Humulus lupulus chromosome 5, drHumLupu1.1, whole genome shotgun sequence genome:
- the LOC133777685 gene encoding uncharacterized protein LOC133777685 — MQKKSHKPTMPTYVSRPPFPSTLKNFKKEEANKEILETFRKVEVNIPLLDAIKKVPRYAKFLKELCTNKKKLKGNVNISVGENVSAVLQKKLPPKCKDPGTFRIPCMIGNKRIERCMVYLGASINVMSYSSYASLNLGPLKETRVIVQLADRTNVYPLGVVEDVLVKVDGLVFPADFYVLEMGDASIPNPTPVLFGRPFLMTTNTKLDVRTGTLTMEFDGEVIKFNVFDSPGKIKGKETSLKYPT, encoded by the coding sequence ATGCAGAAAAAGTCACATAAACCAACTATGCCAACCTATGTCTCTCGTCCGCCTTTTCCAAGCACATTGAAAAATTTTAAGAAAGAGGAAGCTAACAAGGAAATTCTTGAGACTTTTCGCAAAGTTGAGGTAAACATTCCATTACTTGATGCTATTAAAAAAGTGCCACGTTATGCTAAATTTTTGAAGGAGTTGTGCACGAATAAGAAGAAATTGAAGGGTAATGTAAatataagtgtgggggagaacGTCTCTGCTGTTCTCCAAAAGAAGCTGCCACCAAAATGCAAGGATCCTGGAACCTTTAGAATTCCTTGTATGATTGGGAATAAAAGGATTGAGCGATGTATGGTATATTTAGGAGCATCGATTAATGTCATGTCATATTCATCATATGCTTCTTTAAATCTTGGGCCACTAAAGGAGACAAGAGTTATTGTTCAGCTGGCAGATCGCACTAATGTTTATCCTTTAGGGGTAGTTGAAGATGTGTTGGTAAAGGTTGATGGACTTGTCTTTCCAGCAGACTTCTATGTACTTGAAATGGGGGATGCATCAATACCCAATCCGACACCAGTTTTATTTGGGAGGCCATTCTTGATGACAACAAATACAAAGCTGGATGTTAGAACAGGAACACTGACAATggaatttgatggtgaagttatcAAATTCAATGTGTTTGATTCTCCTGGTAAGATTAAAGGGAAGGAGACTTCATTGAAATACCCAACATAA